One window of the Lusitaniella coriacea LEGE 07157 genome contains the following:
- a CDS encoding ATP-grasp domain-containing protein gives MLSALKQLKIPEPKTNDYPDSLQKFLHRKIWKSSLASLEWKLHQGIEQPIFAKPARRRKQFTGRVFHSFHDLWYVSGTSRKEEIFFSEVVSWISEYRVYVTRAEIVGIHYYSGDSDTLLNETVVFDAIRCLEKAGESVAGYSLDFGVLATGETALIEMNDGFSLGNYGLKNKTYTDLVLTRWEELMSSCEDAAL, from the coding sequence GTGTTGTCAGCATTGAAACAACTCAAAATCCCCGAACCCAAGACGAATGATTATCCAGACTCCTTACAAAAATTCTTGCATCGCAAGATATGGAAAAGTTCTTTGGCCTCATTAGAGTGGAAACTTCACCAAGGAATTGAACAACCCATTTTCGCAAAACCCGCACGGAGGCGCAAGCAATTTACAGGAAGAGTATTTCATTCATTTCACGATTTATGGTATGTCAGTGGAACATCCCGTAAAGAAGAAATATTTTTCTCGGAGGTTGTTTCTTGGATTAGTGAATATCGAGTGTATGTAACTCGCGCTGAAATTGTTGGAATTCACTACTATAGTGGCGATTCTGACACGCTCTTAAATGAAACCGTTGTCTTTGATGCTATTCGATGCCTAGAGAAAGCAGGAGAATCAGTTGCAGGTTATAGCCTTGATTTTGGTGTTTTGGCAACGGGAGAAACGGCATTAATTGAAATGAATGATGGGTTTTCTTTGGGAAATTATGGACTCAAAAATAAAACTTATACCGATTTGGTTTTGACACGTTGGGAAGAGTTGATGAGCAGTTGTGAGGATGCTGCGCTATAA
- a CDS encoding XDD3 family exosortase-dependent surface protein produces the protein MKTRHINQFVGSVAVGVCLLVATEQRAQAGELYRGWNYSIDSFIDGAGGSNYEIKGFAVTETADSVYVALTGGTPLTGTDSSDAVDGNIGWGDMFFNFSGKDFATAEAEGNLFGVRFAETNDSGLEQVGLFGNVTTKSVAFENNGYPSLKNYYDGGYNKANTMGTDIATADEAYSYLYGDDVAANPTSDNTQTRNAINSGNFLGEINLLDSTQLASRGLDFGNFSAKSSQTFGFELDKSLLAEMLPSGINSFMAHVFLECLNDGVALAGNIDIPSEQQDVPEPAGLLSLGFVGLTFLKFRKGRQG, from the coding sequence ATGAAAACACGCCACATCAACCAATTCGTCGGAAGTGTTGCAGTTGGAGTTTGTCTGCTCGTTGCGACAGAACAACGCGCTCAAGCAGGCGAACTCTATCGAGGTTGGAATTACAGCATTGATTCCTTCATCGACGGGGCTGGCGGCAGCAACTACGAAATTAAAGGTTTCGCCGTCACAGAAACCGCAGACAGCGTTTATGTGGCATTAACGGGTGGAACTCCTCTCACCGGAACTGACTCTAGCGATGCGGTTGATGGCAATATTGGTTGGGGCGATATGTTCTTCAACTTCTCCGGTAAGGATTTCGCCACTGCCGAAGCAGAAGGCAATCTGTTTGGGGTTCGCTTTGCAGAAACTAACGACTCTGGTTTAGAGCAAGTGGGTTTATTCGGGAATGTAACCACTAAAAGTGTCGCGTTTGAAAACAACGGTTACCCTAGCCTCAAAAATTACTACGATGGCGGCTACAACAAAGCCAACACAATGGGAACCGACATCGCCACAGCAGATGAAGCCTACTCCTATCTCTACGGAGATGACGTTGCCGCTAACCCCACGAGTGATAATACTCAAACTCGCAACGCCATTAATTCGGGCAACTTTTTAGGCGAAATCAACTTGCTTGATAGCACTCAGTTGGCATCGCGGGGACTCGATTTCGGCAACTTCAGCGCTAAGAGTTCTCAAACCTTTGGATTCGAGTTAGACAAGTCTTTGCTCGCTGAGATGCTTCCCAGTGGCATTAATTCTTTCATGGCACACGTCTTCCTTGAATGCCTGAATGATGGCGTAGCTTTGGCTGGCAATATCGATATTCCCAGCGAACAGCAAGATGTTCCCGAACCGGCTGGTTTATTGAGTTTGGGATTTGTGGGTTTGACGTTCCTCAAGTTTCGCAAGGGTCGTCAAGGGTGA
- the rpsF gene encoding 30S ribosomal protein S6, translating into MSNNYEMMYVLRPDMSDDRINAAIDKYRDFLAERGATDIQIQVWGRRRLAYEIQRQQDGIYVLVNYKADGQQVVPLERAMRLGEEVIRYLTLRLKDDPANPDAVQEAEPVEAEA; encoded by the coding sequence ATGAGCAACAATTATGAAATGATGTACGTTTTGCGTCCCGATATGTCAGACGATCGGATCAACGCAGCCATCGACAAGTACCGCGACTTTTTGGCAGAACGCGGTGCAACGGATATTCAAATCCAAGTGTGGGGACGGCGACGACTTGCTTACGAAATTCAAAGACAGCAAGATGGAATCTATGTTTTGGTGAATTATAAAGCAGACGGTCAGCAAGTCGTTCCCCTAGAACGAGCAATGCGCTTAGGCGAAGAAGTCATTCGCTACCTGACCTTACGCTTAAAGGATGACCCCGCCAATCCAGATGCAGTCCAAGAAGCCGAACCTGTAGAAGCTGAGGCTTAA
- a CDS encoding Tic20 family protein, whose protein sequence is MAWHGSTDTKDRIFAALPYLLPLFYVVYAAPNPFQPFSYFLLKSFAILRVILIPLEPVKLLYTFIPFAGLVIFFVLFLAVVRNERISHFIRFNTLQAILLDLLLFLLALAFNIIVNPLLGGNLFALEIVYNIVFLGVLALCGYGIVQSLLGRYAEIPNLSEAVYAQVR, encoded by the coding sequence ATGGCTTGGCACGGTTCAACCGATACAAAAGATCGAATTTTTGCAGCACTTCCCTATCTGCTTCCCCTATTTTACGTTGTTTACGCAGCTCCCAATCCTTTTCAACCGTTTAGCTACTTCCTATTAAAATCATTCGCGATTTTGCGGGTTATTCTCATTCCTCTCGAACCCGTAAAACTTCTCTATACCTTCATTCCTTTTGCGGGATTGGTCATTTTCTTCGTACTATTTCTCGCTGTTGTGCGGAACGAACGAATTAGTCATTTCATTCGCTTTAACACCTTACAAGCAATTTTGCTCGATCTCCTTCTATTTTTACTCGCCCTCGCCTTTAACATTATTGTCAATCCACTTTTGGGGGGTAACCTGTTTGCCTTAGAGATTGTCTACAACATTGTTTTTCTGGGGGTACTTGCTCTTTGCGGTTATGGGATCGTTCAATCGCTACTGGGTCGCTATGCAGAGATTCCTAACCTCTCTGAAGCCGTTTACGCTCAAGTCCGTTAA
- a CDS encoding XisI protein produces MDTLDEYRNILERILEAHHRIPFSHGQIESKFIVDRDRNHFLLMNAGWDGKRRVHGCVVHVEIIGNKIWIHRDGIEDGITDELVAAGVPKNKIVLGFHAPEVRQYTGYAIA; encoded by the coding sequence ATGGATACATTAGATGAATATCGTAATATTCTTGAGCGCATCCTAGAAGCGCATCATCGTATTCCTTTTAGTCACGGACAAATTGAGAGTAAATTTATTGTCGATCGCGATCGTAATCACTTTTTACTGATGAATGCAGGCTGGGACGGCAAACGCAGAGTTCATGGTTGTGTCGTTCACGTCGAAATCATTGGCAACAAAATCTGGATTCACAGAGACGGGATAGAAGATGGAATTACTGATGAACTTGTTGCTGCTGGAGTTCCTAAAAATAAAATTGTTTTAGGATTTCATGCCCCAGAAGTACGACAATACACTGGATATGCTATTGCTTGA
- a CDS encoding XDD3 family exosortase-dependent surface protein: MKTHYINKVIGSVAVGVCLLATAGQQAKAGEMYQGWNYSIDSFSDGSGGSNYEIKGFAVTETADSVYVALTGGTPLTGTYASGADDDNIGWGDMFFNFSGKDFASAEAEGNLLGVRFASTNDSGVDQVGLFSNVATKSVTGENNGYGSIRRYYDSGYNKADTMGTDIATADEAYSYLYGDAVADNPTANNTQTRNVINSGNFVGEINLLTDAQLAAQGLDFGNFGANGPQTFGFQLDKSMLGGVLPGGINSFMAHVLLECANDGVALAGNIDIPVEQQDVPEPAGLLSLGFAGLAFLKSRKGRQA, from the coding sequence ATGAAAACACATTACATTAATAAAGTTATCGGAAGTGTTGCAGTTGGAGTTTGCCTCCTCGCTACAGCAGGACAGCAAGCCAAAGCCGGCGAAATGTATCAAGGTTGGAATTACAGCATTGATTCCTTCTCTGATGGCTCTGGCGGCAGCAACTACGAAATCAAAGGTTTCGCCGTTACAGAAACCGCAGACAGCGTTTATGTGGCATTAACGGGTGGAACTCCCCTCACCGGAACTTACGCTAGCGGTGCGGATGATGACAATATTGGTTGGGGCGATATGTTCTTCAACTTCTCTGGTAAGGATTTCGCTAGCGCCGAAGCAGAAGGCAATTTGTTAGGGGTTCGCTTCGCTTCCACCAACGATTCGGGTGTAGACCAAGTGGGTTTGTTCAGCAATGTCGCCACTAAGAGCGTCACTGGCGAAAACAACGGTTATGGCAGCATCCGCCGATACTACGATTCTGGTTACAACAAAGCCGACACGATGGGAACCGACATCGCAACGGCAGATGAAGCCTACTCCTACCTCTACGGAGACGCGGTTGCGGATAACCCTACCGCAAATAATACTCAAACTCGCAACGTGATTAATTCGGGTAACTTTGTTGGTGAAATCAACCTGCTGACGGACGCTCAATTGGCAGCACAAGGACTCGATTTCGGGAACTTCGGTGCCAATGGTCCTCAAACCTTCGGCTTCCAGTTAGACAAGTCCATGCTGGGTGGCGTGCTTCCCGGTGGAATCAACTCTTTCATGGCACACGTTCTCCTCGAATGTGCGAATGATGGCGTGGCTTTGGCTGGCAATATCGACATTCCGGTTGAGCAGCAAGATGTTCCCGAACCGGCGGGTTTGTTGAGCTTAGGATTTGCAGGTTTGGCGTTCCTCAAGTCTCGTAAGGGTCGTCAAGCTTAG
- the trmB gene encoding tRNA (guanosine(46)-N7)-methyltransferase TrmB, with the protein MARVRVRQHVNPLSDKYQIPRTPPEWDKVYTHLQHPLHLDIGCGRGRFLLQMAQVQPDWNFLGLEIREPLVTEANQLRDELELKNLHYLFSNVNVDLPQLLQSLPSGVLQYVTIQFPDPWFKKRHAKRRTVQPELVKILAQALPEGGKILLQSDVEAVAIEMRDRFLNCAAFQRLHPEPWLTENPLPIATEREKATQAKGDPVYRSFLEKVK; encoded by the coding sequence TTGGCAAGAGTTCGAGTCCGTCAGCACGTTAATCCCCTAAGTGACAAATATCAAATTCCCAGAACTCCCCCGGAATGGGATAAAGTCTACACTCATCTCCAGCATCCTTTACATCTCGACATTGGCTGTGGAAGGGGACGTTTTCTTTTGCAGATGGCGCAAGTTCAACCAGACTGGAATTTCCTAGGATTAGAAATTCGCGAACCTTTAGTCACAGAAGCCAATCAACTGCGAGATGAATTAGAACTCAAAAACCTGCACTACCTATTCAGTAACGTTAATGTCGATTTGCCTCAACTCCTACAATCCCTTCCATCAGGAGTTTTGCAGTACGTGACGATTCAATTTCCCGATCCTTGGTTCAAAAAGCGTCACGCCAAGCGTCGCACGGTGCAGCCAGAATTGGTCAAGATTTTAGCTCAAGCATTACCAGAGGGAGGCAAGATCCTGTTGCAGTCTGATGTAGAGGCGGTTGCAATTGAGATGCGCGATCGTTTTCTCAACTGTGCTGCATTCCAACGGCTACACCCAGAACCGTGGCTGACAGAGAATCCATTACCCATCGCAACAGAAAGAGAAAAAGCGACACAAGCCAAAGGAGATCCCGTATATCGGAGTTTTTTGGAGAAAGTCAAATAA
- the egtB gene encoding ergothioneine biosynthesis protein EgtB — MNYQQVRQLSEQLCQPLATEDYGIQSMPDVSPPKWHLAHTTWFFETFLLIPYLSGYEVFHPKFGYLFNSYYEAVGERHPRPQRGLLSRPTVKEIYQYRAYVDRAMEILLNEQAGNTELEALVILGLHHEQQHQELLLMDIKHIFGCNPLYPVYQSLPEGAVPRPVKQNTSKEYPGGLYEIGYRGEGFAFDNESPQHRVYLQDYRLDSRLVTNGEYLEFIEAGGYHNPKYWLSEGWATVQTKRWQAPLYWEKIDGVWWVMTLSGLHLLEENEPVCHVSFYEADAYARFRDKRLPTEAEWEVAALNLPLKGNFLEGGSLHPTPAEGTAHLEQMFGDVWEWTQSAYLPYPGFKAASGAIGEYNGKFMCNQMVLRGGSCVTSESHIRPTYRNFFPPSARWQFSGMRLAR; from the coding sequence GTGAATTACCAACAAGTCCGACAACTCAGCGAACAACTGTGCCAACCCCTAGCCACAGAAGATTATGGAATCCAAAGTATGCCTGATGTCAGTCCTCCGAAGTGGCATTTAGCGCATACGACTTGGTTTTTTGAAACTTTTCTCCTCATTCCTTATCTTTCGGGTTACGAAGTTTTTCACCCAAAGTTTGGGTATTTATTTAATTCCTATTACGAGGCGGTGGGGGAACGGCATCCTAGACCTCAACGGGGTTTGCTGTCGCGTCCGACGGTGAAAGAAATCTACCAGTATCGAGCTTATGTCGATCGCGCGATGGAGATATTATTAAACGAACAAGCGGGCAACACTGAGTTAGAGGCGTTAGTGATTCTGGGACTTCACCACGAACAACAGCATCAAGAGTTGCTGCTGATGGATATTAAGCATATTTTTGGTTGCAATCCCCTCTATCCTGTCTATCAGTCATTGCCAGAGGGCGCTGTCCCTCGACCCGTTAAACAAAATACCTCAAAAGAATATCCCGGCGGATTGTACGAGATTGGTTATCGGGGTGAGGGGTTTGCCTTTGATAACGAATCGCCCCAACATCGCGTTTACCTCCAGGATTATCGCCTCGATTCTCGATTGGTTACGAACGGGGAATATTTAGAATTTATCGAAGCGGGAGGCTACCACAATCCAAAATATTGGCTATCGGAGGGTTGGGCAACGGTGCAAACAAAACGGTGGCAAGCGCCACTTTATTGGGAAAAAATTGATGGAGTTTGGTGGGTGATGACCCTTTCGGGGTTGCATCTTTTGGAGGAGAACGAACCCGTTTGTCACGTTAGTTTTTATGAAGCCGATGCCTACGCGCGTTTTCGGGACAAACGCTTGCCCACAGAGGCGGAATGGGAGGTTGCGGCATTGAATTTGCCCTTGAAAGGGAATTTTCTCGAAGGTGGATCCTTGCATCCCACTCCAGCAGAGGGAACGGCGCATTTAGAGCAGATGTTTGGCGATGTGTGGGAATGGACGCAAAGCGCCTATTTGCCCTATCCGGGGTTTAAAGCTGCTTCGGGCGCGATCGGCGAGTACAATGGGAAATTCATGTGCAATCAAATGGTTTTGCGAGGTGGATCTTGCGTGACTTCAGAGAGTCATATTCGTCCGACCTACCGCAATTTTTTCCCGCCGTCAGCGCGATGGCAGTTTTCCGGAATGCGTCTTGCTCGATGA
- a CDS encoding TIGR00297 family protein → MFSTLNWYNPWLFGMGFVALLLSLVWFSPKKLLTPAGIFHAWLLGTIVWGTLGWQGFVVVVFYFIVGSALTRVKMAQKEALGIAEERSGARGPGNVWGSALIATICALATLGVNPSLHGLLFLGYVASFSTKLSDTTATEIGKAYGKRTYLITTLQPVPRGTEGAVSLEGTLAGILASAAIALLGWIVGLISPIGVLWCILAAFVATTIESAIGATLESKLDWLTHDLVNIINTLIGAVVAMGLMQFFQG, encoded by the coding sequence ATGTTTTCAACGCTCAATTGGTACAATCCTTGGCTTTTCGGAATGGGGTTCGTCGCATTACTCTTAAGCCTTGTTTGGTTTTCCCCGAAAAAGTTACTGACCCCTGCCGGAATTTTTCATGCTTGGTTGTTGGGTACGATTGTTTGGGGAACCTTGGGATGGCAAGGTTTTGTGGTTGTGGTCTTCTATTTTATTGTGGGTTCTGCCCTAACGCGGGTGAAAATGGCACAAAAGGAAGCGTTGGGGATTGCGGAAGAGCGTTCTGGGGCGCGAGGGCCCGGAAATGTGTGGGGTTCTGCACTAATTGCGACAATTTGCGCCTTAGCCACTCTAGGGGTCAATCCTTCGCTGCATGGGTTACTTTTCCTGGGTTATGTGGCAAGTTTCAGCACAAAATTATCCGATACAACGGCGACGGAGATTGGCAAAGCTTACGGCAAACGCACCTATCTGATTACAACGTTACAACCCGTTCCACGCGGCACTGAGGGGGCTGTGAGTTTGGAGGGGACATTGGCGGGAATCCTTGCTTCTGCCGCGATCGCGCTCTTGGGGTGGATAGTCGGACTCATTTCGCCTATTGGGGTGTTGTGGTGCATTCTAGCGGCATTTGTGGCAACAACCATTGAAAGCGCGATCGGTGCAACCCTTGAGTCCAAACTTGACTGGCTCACTCACGATTTGGTCAATATTATTAATACATTAATTGGGGCGGTTGTCGCGATGGGATTGATGCAATTCTTTCAGGGGTGA
- the trpD gene encoding anthranilate phosphoribosyltransferase, with protein MVQNISQTPDWSSLLQQLLDRQSLSPAQASSLMQGWLSEAIPPVLSGAILVALQAKGVSAEELVGMVKVLQAQSLQQESLTHSQPAIDTCGTGGDGASTFNISTTVAFVCAAAGIAVAKHGNRSASSKVGSADVLEALGVTLQANPEKVKAALDEVGITFLFAPGWHPAMKAVVPLRKTLKIRTVFNLLGPLVNPLRPTGQVMGVFNAQVVPTVAEALKQLEMPKAIVLHGREKLDEAGLADLTDMALVSEGNVRQTVLSPEALGLTQAPTSALRGGEVEENSTILRNVLQGKGTQAQEDVVALNASLALQVGEAVPFEAHAQGIELARDIIKSGAAWSKLEELVKFLKR; from the coding sequence ATGGTGCAAAACATTTCCCAAACCCCAGACTGGTCGAGCTTACTGCAACAACTCCTAGACCGCCAATCCCTCTCCCCAGCACAAGCATCCTCATTAATGCAAGGGTGGCTCAGTGAAGCTATTCCTCCCGTATTATCTGGAGCAATTCTTGTCGCCCTTCAAGCAAAAGGCGTATCTGCTGAAGAATTAGTAGGAATGGTTAAAGTCTTGCAAGCTCAATCCTTACAACAAGAAAGCTTGACCCATTCCCAACCCGCCATCGATACCTGCGGCACCGGAGGAGACGGCGCTTCAACTTTTAATATCTCCACCACAGTTGCCTTTGTTTGTGCGGCAGCAGGCATCGCTGTTGCCAAACACGGTAATCGCTCCGCATCCAGTAAAGTAGGGTCGGCGGATGTCCTAGAAGCCCTGGGCGTTACGCTTCAAGCAAATCCAGAAAAAGTGAAAGCCGCCCTAGACGAAGTGGGGATTACCTTTCTATTCGCACCGGGTTGGCATCCCGCAATGAAAGCAGTAGTTCCTCTACGCAAAACCTTGAAAATACGAACCGTATTTAATTTATTGGGCCCTCTCGTGAATCCCCTACGTCCCACAGGACAAGTCATGGGTGTATTCAATGCCCAAGTCGTGCCAACCGTCGCTGAAGCGCTGAAGCAATTAGAAATGCCCAAGGCAATTGTTTTACACGGACGGGAAAAGTTGGATGAAGCGGGACTCGCAGATTTAACAGATATGGCTTTAGTATCAGAGGGAAATGTACGCCAGACAGTGTTGAGTCCGGAAGCATTGGGGTTAACCCAGGCTCCCACTAGCGCATTGAGAGGGGGAGAAGTGGAAGAAAATTCCACAATTTTGCGTAATGTGTTGCAAGGCAAAGGAACCCAAGCCCAGGAAGATGTCGTCGCGTTGAACGCATCTTTAGCCCTTCAGGTGGGCGAAGCCGTTCCCTTTGAAGCTCATGCCCAGGGAATTGAGTTGGCGCGGGATATTATCAAAAGCGGTGCGGCTTGGTCAAAATTAGAGGAGTTAGTTAAGTTTTTAAAGCGTTAA
- a CDS encoding fumarylacetoacetate hydrolase family protein — MAQRFVRVKTPQRQIYYGLLQLDRTVRVLDAPPWLGGQPTDLTLDADDYYLLAPCAPSKIVAVGKNYASHAAEMGTEVPQEPLIFLKPPTTVIADAQPIYFPPQSQRVDYEGELALVIGDRAYHCSVEEAQTKIWGYTIANDVTARDLQKKDGQWTRGKGFDTFCPLGPWIVRELSAEAKLQTFLNDDPEPRQSDLLDRMVFAPDFLVSYISRIMTLLPGDVILTGTPEGIGPMQKGDRVRIEIEGIGILENPLLGTV; from the coding sequence ATGGCGCAACGCTTTGTCCGAGTTAAAACCCCTCAACGACAAATTTACTATGGTCTTCTCCAACTCGACCGTACTGTTCGGGTTTTGGATGCTCCGCCTTGGTTGGGCGGACAGCCAACTGATCTGACTTTAGATGCAGACGATTACTATTTGCTAGCGCCTTGTGCGCCGTCTAAGATCGTGGCTGTGGGAAAAAATTATGCAAGCCATGCGGCTGAGATGGGAACTGAGGTTCCCCAAGAACCTTTAATCTTTCTCAAACCACCAACGACAGTGATTGCAGACGCACAACCGATTTATTTTCCCCCTCAGTCCCAGCGCGTTGACTATGAGGGCGAGTTGGCGTTGGTGATTGGCGATCGCGCGTATCATTGTTCTGTGGAGGAAGCCCAGACAAAAATTTGGGGTTATACCATCGCTAACGATGTGACAGCAAGGGATTTACAAAAAAAAGACGGACAGTGGACGAGAGGGAAAGGATTTGACACTTTTTGCCCTTTGGGACCTTGGATTGTTCGAGAATTGAGCGCTGAGGCGAAATTACAAACCTTCCTCAATGACGACCCCGAACCGCGCCAATCGGATTTGCTCGATCGAATGGTGTTTGCGCCGGATTTCTTGGTTTCCTATATTTCTAGGATTATGACCCTATTACCGGGAGATGTGATTTTAACCGGAACCCCAGAAGGCATTGGTCCCATGCAAAAAGGCGATCGCGTGCGGATTGAAATTGAGGGGATTGGAATACTTGAAAATCCCCTACTCGGAACGGTTTAA
- a CDS encoding response regulator, which produces MTRKRVLVIDDDNGVRDIIQFSLEAAAGWQVLTAASGREGLKIAKTEQPDAILLDVMMPELDGPATFQQLKTNPITQNIPTIFLTAKARTSEQQQLIDLGVTGTISKPFEAQDLIRQIKVILQWAD; this is translated from the coding sequence ATGACCCGTAAACGAGTGTTAGTCATTGATGACGATAATGGCGTTCGAGACATTATTCAATTTTCCCTCGAAGCGGCTGCGGGATGGCAAGTCCTCACCGCAGCATCCGGTCGCGAAGGACTCAAAATAGCGAAAACCGAACAACCCGATGCCATTTTACTCGACGTAATGATGCCGGAACTCGACGGCCCTGCAACCTTTCAACAACTCAAAACCAACCCCATCACCCAAAATATTCCCACAATTTTTTTAACCGCAAAGGCTCGAACGAGCGAACAGCAGCAGTTAATCGATTTGGGAGTCACCGGAACGATCTCCAAGCCCTTCGAAGCACAAGACCTCATTCGGCAAATTAAAGTCATTCTCCAGTGGGCAGATTGA
- a CDS encoding XDD3 family exosortase-dependent surface protein has translation MKTHYINKVIGSVAVGVCLLATAGQQAKAGEMYQGWNYSIDSFSDGSGGSNYEIKGFAVTETADSVYVALTGGTPLTGTDSSDAVDGNIGWGDMFFNFSGKDFASAEAEGNLLGVRFASTNDSVVDQVGLFKNVTTKGVAGENAGYTNSHRYYTKSNGKYNQADTMGTDIATADEAYSYLYGDAVADNPTANNTQTRNVINSGNFVGEINLLTDAQLAAQGLDFGNFGANGPQTFGFQLDKSMLGGVLPGGINSFMAHVLLECANDGVALAGNIDIPVQEQDVPEPAGLLSLGFAGLAFLKSRKGRKA, from the coding sequence ATGAAAACACATTACATTAATAAAGTTATCGGAAGTGTTGCAGTTGGAGTTTGCCTCCTCGCTACAGCAGGACAGCAAGCCAAAGCCGGCGAAATGTATCAAGGTTGGAATTACAGCATCGATTCCTTCTCTGATGGCTCTGGCGGCAGCAACTACGAAATCAAAGGTTTCGCCGTTACAGAAACCGCAGACAGCGTTTATGTGGCATTAACGGGTGGAACTCCTCTCACCGGAACTGACTCTAGCGATGCGGTTGATGGCAATATTGGTTGGGGCGATATGTTCTTCAACTTCTCTGGTAAGGATTTCGCTAGCGCCGAAGCAGAAGGCAATTTGTTAGGGGTTCGCTTCGCTTCCACCAACGATTCTGTTGTAGACCAAGTGGGTTTGTTCAAGAATGTCACCACTAAGGGCGTAGCTGGTGAGAATGCCGGCTACACCAATAGCCATCGCTACTACACTAAGAGCAATGGTAAGTATAACCAAGCCGACACGATGGGAACCGACATCGCAACGGCAGATGAAGCCTACTCCTACCTCTACGGAGACGCGGTTGCGGATAACCCTACCGCAAATAATACTCAAACTCGCAACGTGATTAATTCGGGTAACTTTGTTGGTGAAATCAACCTGCTGACGGACGCTCAATTGGCAGCACAAGGACTCGATTTCGGGAACTTCGGTGCCAATGGTCCTCAAACCTTCGGCTTCCAGTTAGACAAGTCCATGCTGGGTGGCGTGCTTCCCGGTGGAATCAACTCTTTCATGGCACACGTTCTCCTCGAATGTGCGAATGATGGCGTGGCTTTGGCTGGCAATATCGATATCCCCGTCCAAGAGCAAGATGTTCCCGAACCGGCGGGTTTGTTGAGCTTGGGATTTGCGGGTTTGGCGTTCCTCAAGTCTCGTAAGGGTCGCAAAGCTTAG